Within Psychrobacter sp. DAB_AL43B, the genomic segment CAAGAAGGCTTTGGGCCGATGGATAGGTTCGTCACGCCTAATGGTCGCCGTGCTTCGACTGCTCGCGGTTATCTTGATCGCGCTAAACCACGTAGCAATATCACGATTTTGACTGGTGCGCTTACCGATATTATTTTGTTTGATGGCAAGCGTGCTGTCGGCGTTAAAGTCGAGCACCAAGGTCAGACCAAAAACTTTTATGCGGCTCGTGAAGTCATTGTCTCATCGGGCGCAATTGCCTCACCGCAATTATTGCAGCGTTCTGGCATTGGTCCTGGTCAGTGGCTCAAAGAGTTGGGCGTCAATGAGGTTCTTGATTTGCCCGGCGTCGGTAATAACCTGCAAGATCATCTAGAGCTGTATATGCAGTATGAATGTAAGCTGCCAGTCTCAATTGCGCCTGCTAATAAATGGTGGAATAAGCCAGCAATTGGTGCGGAGTGGTTATTCAATGGCACAGGACTTGGTGCATCAAATCAGTTTGAAGGTGGCGGCTTTGTTCGTACCGATGAGAAGTTTACCCATCCTAATATTCAGTATCATTTCCTGCCATTAGCCGTTCGTTATGACGGCCGCAGTGCCATTAATTCTCACAGCTTCCAAGCGCACGTTGGCTCATTACGGTCGCCAAGTCGTGGTCGTGTCAAGCTGACCTCTAAAGACCCGAAGGCGCATCCGAGTATCTTATTTAACTATATGTCTCATGAGCAAGACTGGCAAGAGTTCCGCGCAGCCATGCGTATCACCCGTGAGATTATGCATCAGCCTGCGCTCGACCCTTACCGCGGTCGGGCTATTGCGCCAACCGATGATTTAGTGACCGATGCGCAGTTAGATGAATACGTCCGCAATAATAGTGAGACAGCTTATCATCCGTCTTGTACCTGTCCGATGGGCGAGGGTAATGATGCCGTGGTTAATGGTGAAGGGCTGGTGCACGGTATTGATGGTTTGCGCGTTGTCGATGCGTCGATTATGCCAAATATTATCAGTGGTAATCTCAATGCGACAACCATTATGCTGGCGGAAAAAATCGTTGATAAGATGAGAGGCAAACAGCTGCCACGCTCTACCGTGGACTATTATGTCGCCAATGGTGCACCGTTAAGAGGCGAGCCGATACGTGCTTACAGTTCTGCTGTCTAAGCAAGCTATTTCATAAGCGGTCATACAAACTACTCAATTACTTAGCCAGTTTTAATAAAAAGGCCTTTCAATGCAAAGGTCTTTTTCATCAGCGCTAATGTATTTGAGTCATGAGTAAAGCCTGACAGCGCTTATCTAATTTTAGATATTAAATTTTCATTTATTTTATATAACCATTTTTATTTATTGGTACTGCTTTGTGCATCATACCGTTATGAGGTTTTATATATAGTCATAAAGTTATGACGGACAAAGCAATATCAGACCGTGTTTCATTTACTTATTGAGGTCTTATATGTACAGCTCGCCATCAGAAGATGCGCCGAAACTCCTGAGTTTAAATAAAACGGTTTTTTTAGGCTCAGCTATTATTTCAATTTTATTAATAATCTGGACGATTGCGTTTCCAGATTATAGTCAGAACTTGCTCAGCGCCAGCATGGCTTGGGTATCAGAGAGTTTTGGTTGGTACTACATGTTGGTGGTTGCTGCCTATAGTATTTTTGCGTTATTTGTTGGTCTGTCCAAATATGGCGATATCAAACTTGGTCAAGACCATGAAAAAGCCCAGTTTCCTTTTTTAACGTGGGCAGCCATGCTGTTTTCAGCGGGTATCGGTATTGATTTGTTATTCTTTGGCGCGTCTGAGCCGTTGATGCATTATCTAACACCGCATACAGGGCTTGAACCTGCCAGTGCTGAGGCCATGCGTGAAGCGCTTGCCCAAACTTTTTTGCATTGGGGCTTACACGGTTGGGGTATTTATGCCCTCATCGGTATGGCGTTGGCTTATTTTGCTTATCGCAAAAATATGCCATTGGCATTACGGTCTCCATTGACACCGATATTTGGCGAGCGCCTAATCAAAGGCTGGCTTGGTGATGGTATTGATACCTTTGGCGTCGTCTGTACCTTGATGGGCATTGCCACCAGCTTAGGTATTGGGGTATTACAGGCCAATGCTGGTTTGACGCATGTGTTTGGCATTGAATCCAGTAAGATGGTACAGACGCTCATTATTTTAGGTGTTGTCACTGCCGCCGCTATCTCTGCCATGACTGGTGTGGAAAGAGGTGTGCGCCGCTTATCTGAATTCAACATGTTATCTTCAATATTGCTATTAATCGCGATATTAGTGATGGGTAATACGGTGTATTTACTGAATACATTTACCCAAAATATTGGGCAGTATTTCCAAACCATTATTTATAAAACCTTTGATGTCTATGCTTATGACGGGACTGCTGGAGCTGACTGGAAGTCAGGTTGGACGATATTTTTCTGGGCATGGTGGGTGGCTTGGGCACCATTTGTAGGCTTATTTATCGCCCGTATTAGCCGTGGTCGTACCCTGCGCGAATTCGTATTTGGGGTAATGTTTATCCCACTTGGTTTCATATTTGCTTGGTTCTCTATCTTTGGTAATTCAGCGATAGATTTGGTCGCTAATGGTGCTACTGAGCTTGGTGAAATCGCAGTCAATGACGCTGCAATGGGCATGTTCGCCTTGTTTGAGTACTTTCCTTATAGTGATGTTTTATCATTTGCTGGTGTGGTTATTGGGCTAGTATTCTTTGTCACCTCAGCGGATTCGGGCGCATTAGTATTAGCGAACTTGAGCTCAAGAGGTATGACCAATGATACCGATGCGCCAGTGTGGTTGCGTTTGTTTTGGGCTGCGGCAACGGGTCTTATCACTTTAGGCTTATTGTTTGCTGGTGGCTTTGCATCATTGCAGTCCGTATCGGTCATTGCTGGTTTACCGTTCTCGCTTATCCTCGTGCTCTACATGATGTCGATGTGGAAATCATTAAAAGAAGAAGGTAATAAGCGTAAAGCAAGCACGATTGGTATGGCAAACGTACTTGATAGTGGCAAGGGCTGGAAAGCGCGCTTGCAGCGTATCGTCAGTTTCCCAAGCCATACGCAAGTCGAGCGATTCTTGCAGAATATCGTAAGACCGGCAATGACTGAAGTTGAAAACGAGTTGAAAGCCGGTGGTCTGAAAACCTCTCTAGATATCCGTAACCCAGCCCATATAGGGCAAGATATCGATGAGGGTATAGATGAAAGTAGCGGTCAAATAGATGGTCTAAAATTGCGGGTTGGACATGGTGATGAAGATGACTTTATCTATGAGGTCAATTTAATCAAAACGGAGCGACCTAACTTTACGATGAAAACCTCAAGCAAGCATACAGAGTATTATTATCGTGCGGAAGTTTTCTTAAGTGATGGTTCGCAAGAGTATGATTTGGTTGGTTATACCAAAGAGCAAGTGCTGGTCGATATCTTACATCAGTATGAACGCCATTTGCAGTATCTACACTTAGAGCGTTAATGATTAAATAATACATTGCTAATGTACATTGACCCTATAAGTTGAAGGCAGCTTATAGGGTTTTTTAAAGATATTTTTTAGTCTTAAAATTTAAGGAGTTGTAGTCAGTTCAATATAAAAGAGGTACGTTAAAAATAGCGTTGCTGGGATAAATGTTTTTCGCTTGCTGTGCGCTTCGTACTCCAGAGGCTTCGCAAAATTTATCCCAGCAGCACTGTATTCTTTTCACATTGAATCGACTATATTAAAACTCTAAGCGACACCAGTTGTCGCTACTCTTATCCAAACCGCTTTATTTTTATATGAGTTTGTATTATAGTTATTGAGTCAGGCAAAAATAACGTGACAGATAATTAACCCTCGGGGCGCAACGCTTCACTTCTTAATTAATCTGTTTTTAACGAATTATGATTCCCAACGTTATTTTCGTTTATTCATAAACAGCTTCGCCTGCATAAATCCCAAAAACTATCTTTATTAATAACCAGAAAAACTGAACAGAAAAAATGCTCGTTAACTTTGTGAAAATGTTGACGCTGCAACCATGAAAGTCTGTGTTAAAAAACTAGCCATAAATAAAACCGCTACGCTACCAAATCGATTCACTCACTTAACTTTATAGATAATGACGACATTTAACAAAATGGCGAACAGCCTCGGCTGACTAAAAATTGTGACTAAAAAACTGATAATTAAAAATGCTGCTACAAAACCATATTCAAAAAAAAGGCAAACCCTATGACAAATACCAAATACTTTTTTGAACAAAATCGCATAGACGATGTGCAGTGGTCAGGTGTATCAAGACTCTCAAGCTTGCCGTCATTGCCAGACGATGGGAAATTCCCACCGCTAAAAACCCCTTTGTTTTATCTTAAAAGCGTGTCTATTAACACTTATGAAGATGATATTTATTTTGTTAATAATACCGAGCAGACGCTACACTTTGTAGCGCCATTTAAGCTATGTAAAAATTTAGCTGATGCCAATGCCAAGCTCGGTGATGTAAGCGATAAAAATGTGCATAAGGCCAAACTTTATGTTGACGATATGGATCGTTTATATACCGATGTGTTACCCAATCAAGGCGTGCGCATTGGGCGTACGCATATTATTTATGACAGTGACGGGCTAAGGCAGTGGTTTATTCAAGTGCCATTTAAAGCTGTTGACGCTCATTACGCTATGTGGCGCTTTAATGTGGTTGAAAAAGGGGGCGTTGGTGAGGCGTATCCACTGCTGTGGGATAATTTTGCCAAACCCACGCACATGGTCAGTTGTCAGTGCTCGACTGAACGCGCTGATATGCCGATAGAGCCTTCGGTTTATGAAGAGCGTTGTTGGGTATTCGATAGACTAATCGAATCGCTGGGTATAGCGGATGCGCTATTTGTACTGGCGATTAATGACATTCTTTATCGTTATTGTGTGGGCTGGAGTGCCCCTTACAATGAATCGGATATCCAAGCAAAAGATATTGCGCATAAACTGCAAGAATCAAAGCCTAAAGATGCGCAAGCAGTGAAAGCCATTGTCCAAAGCGTTTATGACTTTTGGTTTAATGAAGGTTTTGCGAAAAATATCTCAGTAGAGGCTTGTACGGAGCTTTTTGATTTGTACCAAGAATGGATGGCGAAATATTAAAAAATAACTAAGAAATAATAAAAAAAGGAGAAGGCAATGATGTTGCCCATTGAGAATAACGACACGTTTTTACTGTTTTTTCATGGTCTTGATTCAAGCAATGAGACCAGTAAATATACTTGTATTACGCGTGAACCGAAGATCTGCCAAACGGTTAATTACCGAGATGACTTTAAAAAAGTTTTTGAGATTTATGAAGCGTTGATTCAAGAAAAAATGCAAACGTATCCTAGAGTGGTATTAGCAGGGCATTCACTTGGTGGTTGGTTTGCCAATCACTTTGCCCATAAATATAATCTGCGGGCGTTATTGATTGCGCCCTGTATTTATCCTAGTGAAGTTTTAGCCGATCGTATTCCAGAAGTGGCTAATATGAAACTGTCTTTTCCGACATCTAACACTGAGATGACACGGGTGATGGTCGAGGTCGATGATGAGTGCCTAGATGTGGCTGTCGCTAAGCGCACGTTAGTGAACTTGCCTGAGAGCTGGGAGGTTGAATATTTTGAGCGTGGTCATCATCGCATTGCTCGTAGCAGTGAGATTTGGAGTCATTTGCTAGATTTGTGCGAAGATCCTCTGGTTTGGATAGATACCGCTACATTTTATGGTGAAGATTAACAGTCATAACATAATCTGGTATGCTATGATTATTAGAAATGGTCATTAACAATAATTGTTAAGACCTATCGTGGGTTTAATGGTTTTGTTGTGCTGTCATTGTCAATAAGTAATCAATGATAGCGCGACAAACCTTGCAACTTCCAGCACGATATAAAATAACTCTGGTAAAGCGCATGAGCCTGTACTCCGACAAGGTTATCCATGCCTAATTTTATTTGCCTATTTAGGCTTATTTTTATAAATCTGTTGTCGGAGTTCAGGAGTCTTACATGCTAGATAAAAAAACCAGTCATTCTAAATATACTTGTCGTTATAATCCGCGTCACCCTTTAGCGCAACAGGTTATCAGTCAAATAGATAAGCTTGAATTGCGCCCACAAGATATCGTCAAAGTGATGGGTTATCCCATCAAACATACCATTCCCGCTTGTGATCGTCTGCGTCATGTATTGTCTAGCGAAAAACTGGGGCTGGATGGG encodes:
- the betA gene encoding choline dehydrogenase; the encoded protein is MTSTTPEYDYIIVGAGSAGNVLATRLTEDANIKVLLLEAGRPDHRLDFRTQMPAALAMPLQGTTYNWGYKTDPEPYMNNRVMDCGRGKGLGGSSLINGMCYIRGNALDFDDWAKIKGLEDWTYSDCLPYFKKLENRDAGANDYHGVGGPVEMTTSKPGVNPLFQAMIEAGVQAGYPSTDDLNGYQQEGFGPMDRFVTPNGRRASTARGYLDRAKPRSNITILTGALTDIILFDGKRAVGVKVEHQGQTKNFYAAREVIVSSGAIASPQLLQRSGIGPGQWLKELGVNEVLDLPGVGNNLQDHLELYMQYECKLPVSIAPANKWWNKPAIGAEWLFNGTGLGASNQFEGGGFVRTDEKFTHPNIQYHFLPLAVRYDGRSAINSHSFQAHVGSLRSPSRGRVKLTSKDPKAHPSILFNYMSHEQDWQEFRAAMRITREIMHQPALDPYRGRAIAPTDDLVTDAQLDEYVRNNSETAYHPSCTCPMGEGNDAVVNGEGLVHGIDGLRVVDASIMPNIISGNLNATTIMLAEKIVDKMRGKQLPRSTVDYYVANGAPLRGEPIRAYSSAV
- the betT gene encoding choline BCCT transporter BetT, giving the protein MYSSPSEDAPKLLSLNKTVFLGSAIISILLIIWTIAFPDYSQNLLSASMAWVSESFGWYYMLVVAAYSIFALFVGLSKYGDIKLGQDHEKAQFPFLTWAAMLFSAGIGIDLLFFGASEPLMHYLTPHTGLEPASAEAMREALAQTFLHWGLHGWGIYALIGMALAYFAYRKNMPLALRSPLTPIFGERLIKGWLGDGIDTFGVVCTLMGIATSLGIGVLQANAGLTHVFGIESSKMVQTLIILGVVTAAAISAMTGVERGVRRLSEFNMLSSILLLIAILVMGNTVYLLNTFTQNIGQYFQTIIYKTFDVYAYDGTAGADWKSGWTIFFWAWWVAWAPFVGLFIARISRGRTLREFVFGVMFIPLGFIFAWFSIFGNSAIDLVANGATELGEIAVNDAAMGMFALFEYFPYSDVLSFAGVVIGLVFFVTSADSGALVLANLSSRGMTNDTDAPVWLRLFWAAATGLITLGLLFAGGFASLQSVSVIAGLPFSLILVLYMMSMWKSLKEEGNKRKASTIGMANVLDSGKGWKARLQRIVSFPSHTQVERFLQNIVRPAMTEVENELKAGGLKTSLDIRNPAHIGQDIDEGIDESSGQIDGLKLRVGHGDEDDFIYEVNLIKTERPNFTMKTSSKHTEYYYRAEVFLSDGSQEYDLVGYTKEQVLVDILHQYERHLQYLHLER
- a CDS encoding YqiA/YcfP family alpha/beta fold hydrolase, with the translated sequence MMLPIENNDTFLLFFHGLDSSNETSKYTCITREPKICQTVNYRDDFKKVFEIYEALIQEKMQTYPRVVLAGHSLGGWFANHFAHKYNLRALLIAPCIYPSEVLADRIPEVANMKLSFPTSNTEMTRVMVEVDDECLDVAVAKRTLVNLPESWEVEYFERGHHRIARSSEIWSHLLDLCEDPLVWIDTATFYGED